From the Primulina tabacum isolate GXHZ01 chromosome 15, ASM2559414v2, whole genome shotgun sequence genome, one window contains:
- the LOC142527909 gene encoding uncharacterized protein At2g39795, mitochondrial isoform X1, whose product MPRVTHLLRKASKSIQDLDLLKVLKSELNHELSSIRFQGCGIGSSGDFILEWDSPWSQDVVLRKKGSAGEEVAVSALLGREAFQGDSKFPREALMKICVKKTGLNSILHFDCVASSIGEDRSDFDIRKAQYIQSISCLDSSVYRGPIFSDLDPTLQRELKQFLASRGIEENFTNFVLLHLHRKEQDQYMNWLQKLKDSMDDEDTCNDQCSKKRYNDQCSKKR is encoded by the exons ATGCCGAGAGTGACCCACCTGCTGCGAAAAGCTAGTAAATCAATTCAAGATTTGGATTTGCTCAAAGTTTTGAAATCCGAACTCAACCATGAACTTTCTTCCATCCGATTCCAG GGCTGTGGAATTGGTTCCTCTGGAGATTTCATATTAGAGTGGGACTCACCATGGTCCCAAGATGTGGTTTTACGGAAAAAAGGTTCAGCCGGGGAAGAAGTTGCCGTTTCAGCTTTGTTGGGTCGTGAGGCATTTCAAGGAGACAGTAAATTTCCGAGAGAAGCTTTGAtgaaaatttgtgtgaaaaagACAGGGTTGAACTCCATCTTGCACTTCGACTGTGTAGCATCTAGTATTGGAGAAGATAGGTCTGACTTTGACATTCGGAAAGCACAATATATTCAATCGATATCATGTCTTGATTCTTCAGTGTATAGAGGCCCTATATTCAG TGACTTGGATCCGACACTCCAACGTGAGCTGAAGCAATTTCTTGCATCAAGAGGAATCGAGGAAAATTTTACAAACTTTGTCCTCCTTCACTTACACAGAAAGGAGCAAGATCAATACATGAACTGGCTGCAAAAGTTAAAAGACTCGATGGATGATGAAGATACGTGCAATGACCAATGTTCTAAAAAGCGGTACAATGACCAATGTTCTAAAAAGCGGTAG
- the LOC142527047 gene encoding uncharacterized protein LOC142527047 — translation MTTPRISARKLRRYGSEAVLPVEIGQPSASVESYPNSNYQTRAIELDLVEEKRDRAAIRMKAYRSHIMRSYNKHVWSRDFQVGDLVMKKVKPVGDVGKLEARWEGPFKIIQRVSSGSAFYLEDSQGHSLKRPWNAFHLKKYYA, via the coding sequence ATGACTACACCTCGGATATCTGCCAGGAAACTCCGTAGATATGGCTCGGAAGCAGTTTTGCCTGTGGAAATTGGACAGCCTTCTGCGAGTGTAGAATCTTACCCAAACAGTAATTATCAAACCCGGGCCATTGAGCTTGATCTGGTGGAAGAAAAGAGAGATCGGGCAGCCATCCGAATGAAAGCCTATCGAAGCCACATTATGAGATCATATAATAAGCATGTTTGGTCACGAGATTTCCAGGTTGGAGATCTGGTCATGAAGAAAGTGAAACCAGTTGGTGATGTGGGAAAACTGGAAGCTCGTTGGGAAGGACCTTTTAAGATAATTCAGAGAGTTAGCTCGGGATCAGCCTTTTATCTGGAAGATTCTCAGGGACACTCTCTCAAGAGACCATGGAACGCATTTCATTTGAAGAAATATTATGCTTAA
- the LOC142527909 gene encoding mitochondrial acidic protein mam33 isoform X2, which translates to MGCGIGSSGDFILEWDSPWSQDVVLRKKGSAGEEVAVSALLGREAFQGDSKFPREALMKICVKKTGLNSILHFDCVASSIGEDRSDFDIRKAQYIQSISCLDSSVYRGPIFSDLDPTLQRELKQFLASRGIEENFTNFVLLHLHRKEQDQYMNWLQKLKDSMDDEDTCNDQCSKKRYNDQCSKKR; encoded by the exons ATG GGCTGTGGAATTGGTTCCTCTGGAGATTTCATATTAGAGTGGGACTCACCATGGTCCCAAGATGTGGTTTTACGGAAAAAAGGTTCAGCCGGGGAAGAAGTTGCCGTTTCAGCTTTGTTGGGTCGTGAGGCATTTCAAGGAGACAGTAAATTTCCGAGAGAAGCTTTGAtgaaaatttgtgtgaaaaagACAGGGTTGAACTCCATCTTGCACTTCGACTGTGTAGCATCTAGTATTGGAGAAGATAGGTCTGACTTTGACATTCGGAAAGCACAATATATTCAATCGATATCATGTCTTGATTCTTCAGTGTATAGAGGCCCTATATTCAG TGACTTGGATCCGACACTCCAACGTGAGCTGAAGCAATTTCTTGCATCAAGAGGAATCGAGGAAAATTTTACAAACTTTGTCCTCCTTCACTTACACAGAAAGGAGCAAGATCAATACATGAACTGGCTGCAAAAGTTAAAAGACTCGATGGATGATGAAGATACGTGCAATGACCAATGTTCTAAAAAGCGGTACAATGACCAATGTTCTAAAAAGCGGTAG